In the Paenibacillus sp. FSL R7-0337 genome, GTTCATCTAACAAGTAAATAGATTTATTCTGAAGGAAGAGGCGTATTAACGCTATCTTTTGTACTTGTCCACCCGAAAGATTTAATGAATTTTCTTTAATCATTGTATCGAGTCCATCAGGAAAATCATTTATTGCTAAGCAAAATTCCTTCATCGTCTCAATAATCTCATGATCACTATAGCGATTTTTAGTATCCAGAACATCCCTTAAAGAACCGCTTAATATAAATTCACTTTGTAATAAGCAACCGACTTGATGATGCAGATAATCCGTTTGGTAATCTCCAATAATCACTTCATCTATTAGAATTTCCCCTTTTTGAGGTACACAGAGCTTCGTAAAGAGTTTCATTAAGGTTGTCTTCCCGCATCCATTTTTGCCTACGATTCCTACTACTTCACCCGGTTGGACCTCCAATGATAACCCTTTCAATATTTGATTGGATTCTTCATAGCTAAAATCAATTCTATTCACACTAATCTTGCCTGATAGATCGAGGTCAGGGGTGTAATTTCCTTCTTGAATAACCTCTTTATTATCCAAAACTTCAAATATCCGTCTAAAAATAGGAATGTTTTTTTTGAAAGATATATACTCACTACCAATCGAATTTATTGGGCCAAACATTCTTTGCACATAAATGATTAAACTGAATAAAACACCTACTGTCATCGTCCCTGATAATACTCTTTGCGCCCCCATAAGCAACACCACAAAAATAATGATTACGCTATAACTTGAAACAATACTAAACAACACAGTAATCATTCTTAATTGTTTTATTGCTTTTTCTACTACAGAACGGTTCTTCTTGCAGTAACCACTATAAGCACGTTTTACTTCACCAGCCATTTCAATATGATTCACATTATTTAGTATTTCATTTGTATAGGATGAGAAATCTGCAATTTCTTCTCTTAATGGCACCACATATGCTTCAATTTTTTTACCGTATTTTTTTTGAATTAAAGCAAATGAAAAAGTAAGCAATATTAAAATGAT is a window encoding:
- a CDS encoding ABC transporter ATP-binding protein: MYYWIKCLQYLNGSSRLRYLDFTLQQIKCIIFVLIYSVSSIIFPSYISKIVDLGISNRNIGDIANYTITMLIVGCTMVAFQYLYQVSFYKFSQRFVSEIKEMVFEKLMNTNIAFWSKHKVGDMFTVLEEDISSIESLFTKSISGILSNTLIAVGISVYLIYIDKTIGIILILLTFSFALIQKKYGKKIEAYVVPLREEIADFSSYTNEILNNVNHIEMAGEVKRAYSGYCKKNRSVVEKAIKQLRMITVLFSIVSSYSVIIIFVVLLMGAQRVLSGTMTVGVLFSLIIYVQRMFGPINSIGSEYISFKKNIPIFRRIFEVLDNKEVIQEGNYTPDLDLSGKISVNRIDFSYEESNQILKGLSLEVQPGEVVGIVGKNGCGKTTLMKLFTKLCVPQKGEILIDEVIIGDYQTDYLHHQVGCLLQSEFILSGSLRDVLDTKNRYSDHEIIETMKEFCLAINDFPDGLDTMIKENSLNLSGGQVQKIALIRLFLQNKSIYLLDEPTSAMDIEAEKVICNVIRRKLEGKTALIITHREQILNICDRKIMLAEEQGNEQENEQENEQEYYVRSVY